In Silene latifolia isolate original U9 population chromosome 3, ASM4854445v1, whole genome shotgun sequence, a single window of DNA contains:
- the LOC141648354 gene encoding uncharacterized protein LOC141648354 isoform X4: MTWVLLRHHTIHITDSGIILFRPTSMSGLLCLEIIPPQSSNNGCSDDRFCTCRLIYPDLSLHSKRRFMTTGSALVAIQLPPLKHRFLIHRLYRAPVLQQTQRKIFR, encoded by the exons ATGACATGGGTTCTGCTAAG GCATCATACTATTCATATTACTGACTCAGGCATCATACTATTCAGACCTACTTCTATGAGTGGCTTGTTGTGCCTAGAGATCATACCTCCCCAGTCTTCGAATAACGG TTGTTCTGACGACAGATTCTGTACGTGTAGGCTTATCTATCCGGATCTCAGCCTCCACAGTAAGCGGCGCTTCATGACTACCGGTTCTGCGTTAGTTGCCATACAGCTGCCACCTCTAAAACACAG GTTTTTGATTCATCGGCTGTATCGTGCACCTGTATTGCAGCAGACACAGAGAAAGATTTTTAGATAA
- the LOC141648354 gene encoding uncharacterized protein LOC141648354 isoform X2, whose amino-acid sequence MTWVLLRHHTIHITDSGIILFRPTSMSGLLCLEIIPPQSSNNGFCTCRLIYPDLSLHSKRRFMTTGSALVAIQLPPLKHSCCNVWCGQNEPFLISVARSTSRPNKHEFWKHHRTAYAHVRVPLSRCT is encoded by the exons ATGACATGGGTTCTGCTAAG GCATCATACTATTCATATTACTGACTCAGGCATCATACTATTCAGACCTACTTCTATGAGTGGCTTGTTGTGCCTAGAGATCATACCTCCCCAGTCTTCGAATAACGG ATTCTGTACGTGTAGGCTTATCTATCCGGATCTCAGCCTCCACAGTAAGCGGCGCTTCATGACTACCGGTTCTGCGTTAGTTGCCATACAGCTGCCACCTCTAAAACACAG CTGTTGCAACGTCTGGTGTGGTCAAAATGAGCCGTTCCTCATTTCTGTCGCGCGCTCAACTTCACGACCTAACAAACATGAGTTTTGGAAGCATCACAGGACGGCCTATGCACATGTACGTGTGCCCCTATCCCG ATGTACCTGA
- the LOC141648354 gene encoding uncharacterized protein LOC141648354 isoform X5, whose protein sequence is MTWVLLRHHTIHITDSGIILFRPTSMSGLLCLEIIPPQSSNNGLIYPDLSLHSKRRFMTTGSALVAIQLPPLKHRFLIHRLYRAPVLQQTQRKIFR, encoded by the exons ATGACATGGGTTCTGCTAAG GCATCATACTATTCATATTACTGACTCAGGCATCATACTATTCAGACCTACTTCTATGAGTGGCTTGTTGTGCCTAGAGATCATACCTCCCCAGTCTTCGAATAACGG GCTTATCTATCCGGATCTCAGCCTCCACAGTAAGCGGCGCTTCATGACTACCGGTTCTGCGTTAGTTGCCATACAGCTGCCACCTCTAAAACACAG GTTTTTGATTCATCGGCTGTATCGTGCACCTGTATTGCAGCAGACACAGAGAAAGATTTTTAGATAA
- the LOC141648354 gene encoding uncharacterized protein LOC141648354 isoform X1: MTWVLLRHHTIHITDSGIILFRPTSMSGLLCLEIIPPQSSNNGCSDDRFCTCRLIYPDLSLHSKRRFMTTGSALVAIQLPPLKHSCCNVWCGQNEPFLISVARSTSRPNKHEFWKHHRTAYAHVRVPLSRCT, from the exons ATGACATGGGTTCTGCTAAG GCATCATACTATTCATATTACTGACTCAGGCATCATACTATTCAGACCTACTTCTATGAGTGGCTTGTTGTGCCTAGAGATCATACCTCCCCAGTCTTCGAATAACGG TTGTTCTGACGACAGATTCTGTACGTGTAGGCTTATCTATCCGGATCTCAGCCTCCACAGTAAGCGGCGCTTCATGACTACCGGTTCTGCGTTAGTTGCCATACAGCTGCCACCTCTAAAACACAG CTGTTGCAACGTCTGGTGTGGTCAAAATGAGCCGTTCCTCATTTCTGTCGCGCGCTCAACTTCACGACCTAACAAACATGAGTTTTGGAAGCATCACAGGACGGCCTATGCACATGTACGTGTGCCCCTATCCCG ATGTACCTGA
- the LOC141648354 gene encoding uncharacterized protein LOC141648354 isoform X3 has translation MTWVLLRHHTIHITDSGIILFRPTSMSGLLCLEIIPPQSSNNGLIYPDLSLHSKRRFMTTGSALVAIQLPPLKHSCCNVWCGQNEPFLISVARSTSRPNKHEFWKHHRTAYAHVRVPLSRCT, from the exons ATGACATGGGTTCTGCTAAG GCATCATACTATTCATATTACTGACTCAGGCATCATACTATTCAGACCTACTTCTATGAGTGGCTTGTTGTGCCTAGAGATCATACCTCCCCAGTCTTCGAATAACGG GCTTATCTATCCGGATCTCAGCCTCCACAGTAAGCGGCGCTTCATGACTACCGGTTCTGCGTTAGTTGCCATACAGCTGCCACCTCTAAAACACAG CTGTTGCAACGTCTGGTGTGGTCAAAATGAGCCGTTCCTCATTTCTGTCGCGCGCTCAACTTCACGACCTAACAAACATGAGTTTTGGAAGCATCACAGGACGGCCTATGCACATGTACGTGTGCCCCTATCCCG ATGTACCTGA
- the LOC141648354 gene encoding uncharacterized protein LOC141648354 isoform X6 encodes MTWVLLRHHTIHITDSGIILFRPTSMSGLLCLEIIPPQSSNNGCSDDRFCTCRLIYPDLSLHSKRRFMTTGSALVAIQLPPLKHSAGF; translated from the exons ATGACATGGGTTCTGCTAAG GCATCATACTATTCATATTACTGACTCAGGCATCATACTATTCAGACCTACTTCTATGAGTGGCTTGTTGTGCCTAGAGATCATACCTCCCCAGTCTTCGAATAACGG TTGTTCTGACGACAGATTCTGTACGTGTAGGCTTATCTATCCGGATCTCAGCCTCCACAGTAAGCGGCGCTTCATGACTACCGGTTCTGCGTTAGTTGCCATACAGCTGCCACCTCTAAAACACAG TGCAGGTTTTTGA